One genomic segment of Candidatus Ozemobacteraceae bacterium includes these proteins:
- the nifJ gene encoding pyruvate:ferredoxin (flavodoxin) oxidoreductase: protein MMDGNTAVAYVAHATNEVIAIYPITPSSNMGEVADEMSAKGEKNIWGTVPTVVEMQSEGGAAGAVHGSLTSGALTTTFTASQGLLLMIPNMYKIAGELTSSVIHVAARSLACQGLSIFGDHSDIMSVRSTGYAIMGGGSVQEAMDMSLIAQAATLESRIPFIHFFDGFRTSHEVNTIDIISHAQIREMIDEKLVDEHRKRGLNPDRPFIRGTAQNPDVYFQGRETVNAFYDKTPAIVQKTMDKFAKITGRAYKLFDYVGAPDAERVVCIMGSGGDTMHEVVEHMVAKGEKVGVVKVRLYRPFSVEHLVKALPATVKAIAVMDRTKEPGANGEPLYLDIRNGIGEALERKIAPFKSWPKIVGGRYGLGSKDFTPAQCVAIFDNLKQAEPKNHFTVGINDDVTHTSIPVGPVVETSDPSTYAAKFYGLGSDGTVGANKDSIKIIGHETDNYAQAYFVYDSKKSGSITTSHLRFGKKPLRCPYLITQADFIACHLFSFLEKLDILSDLKTGGTFLLETSHPADKVWDHLPIELQKQLIEKKAKFYVIDACKHAEEIGLGNRINILMQTCFFEISKILPRDVYTKAIKDAVRKTYGKKGEEVVKMNCAAVDRAIENLHEVKIPATATSKIKRAPAVSAEAPKFVQETLAPMMIGKGDDLPVSKMPVDGVFPTATTQWEKRNITNYIPAWDEKTCIQCGMCSLVCPHAAIRVKAFDAKHLANAPKTFKAVDAKGIKDMKFTVQVAPEDCTGCATCVYICPAHQKDAAGQKLETKAINMVPQPPIREAEAANFKHFLGIPDPDLTIANPATIKGSQFARPLFEFSGACAGCGETAYIKLLTQLYGDHLMIANATGCSSIYGGNMPTTPYCTRADGRGPAWANSLFEDNAEFGMGMRVAVDKMREEALELVDKMIAGGCSSCKDTSVFETVKKADQSTQAGIEQQRVNVAKMKESLKKCTGADCKRLMELADYLVKRSVWIIGGDGWAYDIGYGGLDHVLASGRNVKILVLDTEVYSNTGGQMSKSTPKGAVAKFAAGGKPLPKKDLAMIAMSYGNIYVAKIALGANQAQALKAISEAEAYDGPALILCYSHCIAHGIDMSKGLGEQKKAVEAGHWPLIRFNPNLILEGKNPLQIDSKDPTLPLADYVYGENRFRSLKSANPEASKALIDASQKDVALRFHLYKSLASIPMPEKK from the coding sequence ATGATGGACGGCAACACTGCCGTGGCCTACGTCGCCCACGCGACGAACGAGGTCATCGCGATCTACCCGATCACGCCGAGCTCCAACATGGGCGAAGTCGCCGATGAGATGAGCGCGAAGGGCGAGAAGAACATCTGGGGTACCGTTCCGACCGTCGTGGAGATGCAGTCTGAAGGCGGCGCCGCGGGTGCCGTTCACGGTTCGCTGACTTCCGGCGCCCTGACCACGACGTTCACCGCGTCGCAGGGCCTGCTGCTGATGATCCCGAACATGTACAAGATCGCCGGCGAGCTCACCTCGTCCGTGATCCACGTCGCGGCCCGCTCGCTGGCCTGCCAGGGCCTGTCGATCTTCGGCGACCACAGCGACATCATGTCGGTCCGCTCGACCGGCTACGCCATCATGGGCGGCGGCTCGGTGCAGGAAGCGATGGACATGTCGCTCATCGCGCAGGCGGCGACGCTCGAGAGCCGGATTCCCTTCATTCATTTCTTCGACGGGTTCCGCACCTCGCACGAGGTCAACACGATCGACATCATTTCCCACGCCCAGATCCGCGAAATGATCGATGAGAAGCTGGTCGACGAGCACCGCAAGCGCGGCCTCAACCCCGACAGGCCGTTCATCCGCGGCACCGCGCAGAATCCGGACGTGTATTTCCAGGGCCGCGAGACCGTAAACGCCTTCTACGACAAGACCCCCGCCATCGTCCAGAAGACGATGGACAAGTTCGCCAAGATCACCGGCCGCGCGTACAAGCTGTTCGACTACGTCGGCGCCCCCGACGCCGAGCGCGTCGTCTGCATCATGGGCAGCGGCGGCGACACGATGCACGAGGTCGTCGAGCACATGGTCGCCAAGGGCGAGAAGGTCGGCGTCGTAAAGGTTCGCCTGTACCGGCCGTTCTCGGTCGAGCATCTGGTCAAGGCGCTTCCCGCCACCGTGAAGGCGATCGCCGTCATGGACCGCACGAAGGAACCCGGCGCCAACGGCGAGCCCCTGTATCTCGACATCCGCAACGGCATCGGCGAGGCGCTCGAGCGCAAGATCGCCCCGTTCAAGAGCTGGCCGAAGATCGTCGGCGGCCGCTACGGCCTGGGCTCGAAGGACTTCACCCCGGCGCAGTGCGTGGCCATTTTCGACAACCTCAAGCAGGCCGAGCCGAAGAACCACTTCACCGTCGGGATCAACGACGACGTGACACACACCAGCATCCCGGTCGGCCCGGTCGTCGAGACCAGTGACCCGTCGACCTACGCGGCCAAGTTCTACGGCCTCGGATCGGACGGCACCGTCGGCGCGAACAAGGATTCGATCAAGATCATCGGTCACGAGACGGACAACTACGCCCAGGCGTATTTCGTCTACGACTCGAAGAAGTCCGGCAGCATCACCACGTCGCACCTGCGCTTCGGGAAGAAGCCGCTGCGCTGCCCCTACCTGATCACCCAGGCCGACTTCATCGCCTGTCACCTGTTCAGCTTCCTCGAGAAGCTCGACATCTTGTCCGACCTGAAGACCGGCGGCACCTTCCTGCTCGAGACCTCGCACCCGGCCGACAAGGTTTGGGATCACCTCCCGATCGAGCTTCAGAAGCAGCTGATCGAGAAGAAGGCGAAATTCTACGTCATCGACGCGTGCAAGCACGCCGAGGAGATCGGCCTCGGCAACCGCATCAACATCCTGATGCAGACTTGCTTCTTCGAGATCAGCAAGATCCTGCCCCGCGACGTCTACACGAAGGCGATCAAGGATGCGGTCAGGAAGACCTACGGCAAGAAGGGCGAGGAAGTCGTGAAGATGAACTGCGCCGCCGTCGACCGTGCCATCGAGAACCTGCACGAAGTGAAGATCCCCGCCACGGCCACGAGCAAGATCAAGCGCGCGCCGGCCGTTTCCGCCGAAGCCCCGAAGTTCGTCCAGGAAACCCTGGCCCCGATGATGATCGGCAAGGGCGACGACCTGCCGGTCTCGAAAATGCCCGTCGACGGCGTCTTTCCGACGGCCACCACCCAGTGGGAAAAGAGAAATATCACGAACTATATTCCCGCCTGGGACGAAAAGACCTGCATCCAGTGCGGCATGTGCTCGCTCGTGTGTCCCCACGCCGCGATCCGCGTGAAGGCCTTTGACGCGAAGCATCTCGCCAACGCCCCGAAGACCTTCAAGGCCGTCGACGCGAAGGGCATCAAGGACATGAAGTTCACGGTCCAGGTCGCCCCCGAGGACTGCACGGGCTGCGCCACCTGCGTCTACATCTGCCCCGCCCACCAGAAGGACGCCGCCGGCCAGAAGCTGGAAACTAAAGCGATCAATATGGTTCCGCAGCCGCCCATCCGCGAGGCGGAAGCCGCCAACTTCAAGCACTTCCTCGGCATCCCGGATCCCGATCTGACCATCGCCAATCCGGCCACGATCAAGGGTTCCCAGTTCGCCCGGCCGCTGTTCGAGTTCTCGGGCGCCTGCGCCGGCTGCGGCGAGACGGCCTACATCAAACTGCTCACCCAGCTCTACGGCGACCACCTGATGATCGCGAACGCGACGGGCTGCAGCTCGATCTACGGCGGCAACATGCCAACGACCCCCTACTGCACCCGCGCCGACGGCCGCGGCCCGGCATGGGCCAACAGCCTGTTCGAGGATAACGCCGAGTTCGGCATGGGGATGCGCGTCGCGGTCGACAAGATGCGCGAAGAGGCTCTCGAACTCGTCGACAAGATGATCGCCGGCGGCTGCTCCTCCTGCAAGGACACCTCGGTGTTCGAGACCGTGAAAAAGGCCGACCAGTCGACGCAGGCGGGCATCGAACAGCAGCGCGTCAACGTCGCGAAGATGAAGGAAAGCCTGAAGAAGTGCACCGGCGCCGACTGCAAGCGGCTGATGGAGCTGGCCGACTACCTGGTCAAGCGCTCCGTCTGGATCATCGGCGGCGACGGCTGGGCCTATGACATCGGCTACGGCGGTCTCGACCACGTGCTGGCCTCCGGCCGCAACGTCAAGATCCTCGTGCTCGACACCGAAGTCTACTCGAACACCGGCGGCCAGATGAGCAAGTCGACGCCCAAGGGCGCGGTCGCGAAGTTCGCCGCCGGCGGCAAGCCGCTGCCGAAGAAGGATCTCGCGATGATCGCCATGTCCTACGGCAACATCTACGTCGCGAAGATCGCGCTCGGCGCCAACCAGGCCCAGGCCCTCAAGGCGATCTCCGAGGCCGAAGCCTACGACGGCCCGGCGCTGATCCTGTGCTACTCGCACTGCATCGCGCACGGCATCGACATGAGCAAGGGTCTCGGCGAGCAGAAGAAGGCCGTTGAAGCCGGTCACTGGCCGCTGATCCGGTTCAACCCGAACCTGATCCTCGAAGGCAAGAACCCGCTGCAGATCGACTCCAAGGATCCGACCCTGCCGCTGGCCGACTACGTCTACGGTGAGAACCGCTTCCGCTCCCTCAAGAGCGCCAACCCCGAAGCGTCGAAGGCTCTCATCGACGCCTCGCAGAAGGACGTCGCCCTCCGGTTCCACCTCTATAAGTCCCTGGCCTCGATCCCGATGCCCGAAAAGAAGTAA
- a CDS encoding AarF/ABC1/UbiB kinase family protein, with the protein MEGRILGHWRPVALVLDVNRLAEILQVLVRHGFSPLVSRLRRGGADLANAVAGLNIPAETEEAEAASLPERIRLVFQDLGPTFIKLGQILSTRSDLVPDDIAAELRKLQDDVPSFGMDEVRAIVETDLGKPLSELFASFEEQPLGTASIGQVHGARLPDGTDVVVKVQRPGVTRIIERDLHLLAEMAVRITGVWAELKAYDLPGIVNQFRQALMRELDYTHERRSAQRFASAFKENERIVVPRVFPARSSRRVLTMQRIRGVKITEATSLGNDNRVLAKAAVEAVLTMVFEHGFFHADPHPGNIFALPGNRIAFLDLGMVGRLTDALRFRLTDLIIALVENDVDAAARALAAIGRREIPLDRARFLADVGEIMDRVVGLPIEEIQLSEVIRDLFDGARRHRIRVPSECFLMGKAMLTIETVARGLDPHLDIEGAVAPHVRRLLAVRLAPKRLGKLVWQRLSETADAAGELPGQITDLLESLQRGTLTLRIEPAHQHRTMSIIERLVQKVTFAVIIAALLLSSAVFITFSGFQGLVWGIPAPLFFGFGGYIAAIILAIALVRQANRPNGDGDSTS; encoded by the coding sequence ATGGAAGGTCGGATACTCGGACATTGGCGCCCGGTGGCTCTCGTTCTCGACGTGAACCGCTTGGCGGAAATTCTGCAGGTGCTGGTGAGGCACGGGTTCAGTCCGCTCGTTTCCCGTCTCAGGCGCGGCGGAGCGGATCTTGCCAACGCCGTCGCCGGCTTGAATATCCCCGCCGAAACGGAGGAAGCCGAAGCGGCTTCGCTTCCGGAGCGCATCAGGCTCGTTTTCCAGGACCTCGGTCCGACCTTTATCAAGCTGGGGCAGATCCTCAGCACGCGGTCCGACCTGGTTCCCGACGATATCGCCGCCGAGCTTCGCAAACTGCAGGACGACGTTCCTTCCTTCGGCATGGACGAGGTCCGCGCGATCGTCGAAACCGATCTCGGGAAGCCGCTTTCCGAGCTTTTCGCGAGTTTCGAGGAGCAGCCGCTCGGCACCGCGTCGATCGGCCAGGTCCACGGCGCGAGACTGCCGGACGGGACCGACGTCGTCGTGAAGGTCCAGCGGCCGGGGGTGACCCGCATCATCGAGCGCGACCTGCACCTGCTCGCCGAGATGGCGGTTCGCATCACCGGCGTATGGGCGGAGCTGAAGGCCTACGATCTTCCCGGCATCGTGAACCAGTTCAGACAGGCGTTGATGCGCGAGCTCGATTACACGCACGAACGCCGCAGCGCCCAGCGCTTCGCTTCCGCCTTCAAGGAGAACGAACGGATCGTCGTTCCGCGAGTCTTCCCCGCCCGCTCGTCGCGCCGCGTCCTGACGATGCAACGGATCCGGGGCGTGAAGATAACCGAAGCGACCTCTCTCGGAAACGACAACCGGGTTCTCGCAAAAGCGGCGGTCGAAGCCGTGCTGACGATGGTGTTCGAACACGGGTTCTTCCATGCCGATCCGCATCCCGGCAATATTTTCGCCCTGCCGGGAAATCGGATCGCCTTTCTCGATCTTGGAATGGTCGGGCGGCTGACCGATGCCCTCCGGTTCAGACTGACGGATCTGATCATCGCCCTCGTCGAGAACGACGTCGACGCTGCCGCACGGGCGCTCGCCGCCATCGGAAGGCGCGAGATCCCTCTCGATCGGGCCCGTTTTTTGGCCGACGTCGGAGAGATCATGGATCGGGTCGTCGGATTACCGATCGAGGAGATTCAGCTCAGCGAAGTGATCCGGGATCTGTTCGACGGCGCCCGCCGTCATCGCATTCGCGTTCCATCCGAGTGTTTCCTGATGGGAAAAGCGATGCTGACCATCGAAACCGTGGCGCGCGGACTCGACCCGCACCTGGATATCGAAGGAGCCGTGGCGCCGCACGTCCGGCGGCTTCTCGCGGTCCGGCTCGCTCCGAAGAGACTTGGAAAGCTCGTCTGGCAGAGGCTTTCCGAAACCGCCGACGCGGCCGGAGAGCTGCCTGGACAGATCACCGATCTTCTGGAATCGCTTCAGCGGGGCACCCTGACGCTTCGCATCGAACCAGCTCACCAGCACCGGACGATGTCGATCATCGAGAGACTGGTACAAAAAGTGACGTTCGCCGTGATCATCGCGGCGCTCCTCCTCAGTTCGGCCGTCTTCATCACCTTTTCCGGCTTTCAGGGCCTCGTATGGGGCATCCCCGCGCCGCTGTTCTTCGGCTTCGGCGGATATATAGCGGCTATTATTCTGGCAATTGCCCTCGTCCGCCAGGCCAATCGCCCGAACGGCGACGGCGACTCGACCTCCTGA
- a CDS encoding adenosine kinase — protein sequence MGRRRQDGVFQTDPTSYEVTTMPPRLPKGQRKYQLTAISDALTDIIIEVEDEELVTLDLPKGNSIELTPENLKKLQKIAQKHLPTISPGGSPTNVIYGASNLGLRCSFIGCVGSDDYGYDYINNLRENDVDTYVSIKRGRSGLCYTLISPDGQRTFGLDFGVTKKLYDYEILHSLIADSEYLHFSAYELRGENPINRSTRHAYETARKVGTHISFDLADSFVINSARARIEEFLADRVDILFANEEEARALCGPDFRRMLQYTDLAVVKLGEQGSVAITPEGETRIPAYRVEDVRDTNGAGDNFQAGFFYGMFKGLPLTTCLRIGNFLAANIIRRIGAQSKVKIQGIEFII from the coding sequence GTGGGCCGTCGGCGCCAGGATGGCGTATTCCAGACGGACCCGACTTCGTACGAGGTGACGACGATGCCTCCCAGGCTTCCCAAAGGACAGCGCAAATACCAGCTCACGGCCATTTCCGACGCTCTGACCGACATCATCATCGAGGTCGAGGACGAGGAACTGGTCACCCTCGATCTGCCGAAAGGCAACAGCATCGAACTCACTCCCGAAAATCTGAAGAAGCTCCAGAAGATCGCCCAGAAACACCTGCCGACGATCTCGCCCGGCGGCTCCCCGACCAACGTCATCTACGGCGCCAGCAACCTGGGTCTGCGGTGTTCGTTCATCGGCTGCGTCGGAAGCGATGATTACGGGTACGATTACATCAACAACCTGCGCGAGAACGACGTCGACACCTACGTCTCGATCAAGCGCGGCCGGTCTGGCCTCTGTTACACCCTCATCAGCCCCGACGGACAGCGTACCTTCGGCCTCGATTTCGGCGTCACGAAAAAACTGTATGACTACGAGATCCTCCACAGCCTGATCGCCGATTCCGAGTATCTGCATTTTTCGGCCTACGAGCTTCGCGGGGAAAACCCGATCAATCGCTCGACCCGACACGCCTACGAAACCGCGCGCAAGGTCGGCACGCACATCTCCTTCGACCTGGCCGACAGCTTCGTCATCAACTCGGCCCGCGCCCGCATCGAGGAGTTTCTCGCCGACCGCGTCGACATCCTGTTCGCCAACGAAGAGGAAGCCCGCGCCCTGTGCGGCCCCGACTTTCGCCGGATGCTCCAATACACTGACCTCGCGGTCGTGAAGCTCGGCGAGCAGGGATCGGTCGCGATCACGCCCGAGGGCGAAACCCGTATCCCCGCCTACCGGGTCGAGGACGTTCGCGACACGAACGGCGCCGGCGACAACTTCCAGGCCGGCTTCTTCTACGGCATGTTCAAGGGTCTGCCCCTCACGACCTGCCTGCGCATTGGCAACTTTCTCGCAGCCAACATCATCCGCCGCATCGGCGCCCAGTCCAAGGTCAAGATCCAGGGCATCGAATTCATCATCTGA
- a CDS encoding UvrD-helicase domain-containing protein, with protein sequence MNPALERQIAALNPRQIEAVNITEGPLLVVAGAGSGKTRMLTMRIAALIERNGVDPSAILAVTFTNKAAKEMRERVQALLPGRGEGVTLTTFHTFCSQLLRRWHEAAGFPDGFTIYDEDDSEKLMKLILNDLNLDTKKCTPRSMLGVISQAKNELLGPEEFKPPLADAERLTTIYTRYQEALKKNQAVDFDDLIFCVWKMLNARPDLLERLQNRYRYFLVDEYQDTNTAQYKLIALLSSASRNLCVVGDEDQSIYSWRGATIRNIREFEKDFPGARVVYLEQNYRSTQGILDAASAVISNNAGIHKKQLWTTNGAGELPRFLHAADDRDEADRIVGEIRKLAREGISYGQMAVLFRMNSLSRTIEQALTGQGIPYEVTGGLKFFQRREVKDVLAYLRFIGNRSDSISLRRIINTPRRGIGETTVERLAAGGDLWGEVMAQAAASPRSKTGAFVKLMEELVETAAGSSVSMLAKTVLDRTQYINWLYETEEEEDAKDRESNVESLLADIRFQEEENPKLTLREYLEKVALHADVDDLDEAAERVHLMTLHNAKGLEFPVVFLIAMEEGVFPHHSSKDLPEQLEEERRLAYVGMTRAMRRLYMTAARRRMMFGGWMNNIVSRFVGEVPSSMIEGKPAGGVFGSGSASGGWRPSAGSAAAYSFARSQSAAEPSRDIRAAEPERKAPSYAFRKTTEPEPATAGRTAAPEHQAGSEPGTMLNLRAGTDVMHQIFGKGRVTATEGSSLGDFRLTIDFEKVGRKTLLLQYATLRVIKKQHTQEVKGC encoded by the coding sequence ATGAACCCCGCGCTTGAGCGCCAGATCGCCGCGTTGAACCCCCGCCAGATCGAGGCGGTGAACATCACGGAAGGGCCGTTGCTGGTCGTCGCCGGCGCCGGTTCGGGAAAAACGCGCATGTTGACGATGCGCATCGCCGCCCTCATCGAGAGGAACGGCGTCGACCCATCGGCAATCCTGGCGGTCACGTTCACGAACAAGGCGGCGAAGGAGATGCGCGAGCGGGTTCAGGCGCTGCTGCCCGGACGGGGCGAGGGCGTGACGCTGACGACGTTCCACACGTTCTGCAGTCAGCTTTTGCGACGTTGGCACGAGGCGGCCGGCTTCCCCGACGGGTTCACCATCTACGACGAGGACGACAGCGAGAAGCTGATGAAGCTGATCCTGAACGACCTGAACCTCGACACGAAGAAATGCACGCCCCGATCGATGCTGGGCGTGATCTCGCAGGCGAAGAACGAGCTGCTGGGGCCCGAGGAGTTCAAGCCGCCGCTGGCGGATGCCGAGCGGCTCACGACGATCTACACCCGCTACCAGGAGGCCCTGAAGAAGAACCAGGCCGTCGACTTCGACGATTTGATCTTCTGCGTCTGGAAGATGCTGAACGCCCGGCCCGATCTGCTCGAGAGGCTCCAGAACCGGTATCGGTATTTTCTCGTCGACGAGTATCAGGATACGAATACCGCGCAATATAAATTAATTGCTTTATTATCATCGGCGAGCCGCAACCTGTGCGTGGTCGGCGACGAGGACCAGTCGATCTACAGCTGGCGCGGCGCGACAATCCGCAACATTCGGGAGTTCGAGAAGGATTTCCCCGGGGCTCGCGTCGTGTATCTCGAGCAGAACTACCGTTCGACGCAGGGCATTCTCGACGCGGCGAGCGCCGTGATCTCGAACAATGCGGGCATCCACAAAAAGCAGCTCTGGACGACGAACGGGGCCGGCGAGCTGCCCCGCTTTCTTCACGCCGCCGACGATCGCGACGAGGCCGACCGCATCGTGGGCGAGATCAGGAAACTCGCGCGCGAAGGGATTTCCTACGGTCAGATGGCGGTGCTGTTCCGCATGAACAGCCTCAGCCGGACGATCGAACAGGCGCTGACGGGTCAGGGGATTCCCTACGAAGTGACGGGCGGCCTCAAGTTTTTCCAGCGGCGCGAGGTGAAAGACGTTCTCGCGTATCTGCGATTCATCGGGAACCGGAGCGACTCGATCTCGCTGCGGCGCATCATCAACACGCCGCGCCGGGGCATCGGCGAGACGACGGTCGAGCGGCTCGCCGCCGGCGGCGATCTGTGGGGCGAGGTGATGGCACAGGCGGCCGCGAGCCCGCGCAGCAAGACAGGCGCATTCGTCAAACTCATGGAGGAGCTGGTCGAGACGGCGGCGGGTTCGTCGGTTTCGATGCTCGCTAAAACAGTTCTCGACCGCACCCAGTACATCAACTGGCTGTATGAAACGGAGGAGGAGGAGGACGCGAAAGACCGCGAGTCGAACGTCGAGAGCCTTCTGGCCGACATCCGGTTCCAGGAGGAGGAGAACCCCAAGCTGACGCTCCGCGAGTATCTCGAGAAAGTGGCCCTGCACGCCGACGTCGACGACCTCGACGAGGCGGCCGAGCGCGTTCACCTGATGACGCTTCACAACGCGAAGGGGCTCGAGTTCCCCGTCGTGTTCCTGATCGCCATGGAAGAAGGCGTGTTTCCGCACCATTCGTCGAAAGACCTTCCCGAGCAGCTCGAGGAAGAGCGGCGACTGGCCTACGTCGGCATGACGCGCGCGATGCGCCGGTTGTACATGACGGCCGCCCGGCGCAGGATGATGTTTGGCGGCTGGATGAACAACATCGTTTCGCGCTTCGTCGGGGAAGTCCCGTCCTCGATGATCGAAGGCAAGCCTGCCGGCGGCGTTTTCGGCAGCGGAAGCGCGAGCGGCGGCTGGCGGCCGTCTGCCGGCTCCGCGGCCGCGTATTCCTTCGCTCGTTCCCAGTCGGCAGCAGAGCCGTCGCGCGATATCCGGGCCGCCGAGCCGGAACGGAAAGCGCCGAGCTACGCGTTCCGGAAGACAACCGAACCAGAGCCGGCCACGGCGGGTCGTACAGCCGCTCCCGAGCATCAGGCGGGCTCCGAGCCGGGGACGATGCTGAACCTGCGGGCGGGAACCGACGTGATGCACCAGATCTTCGGGAAAGGCCGGGTCACGGCGACGGAAGGAAGCTCGCTGGGGGATTTTCGTCTCACGATCGATTTCGAAAAGGTTGGTCGCAAGACACTGCTCTTGCAGTATGCTACACTTCGGGTTATAAAGAAACAACACACTCAGGAGGTCAAGGGATGCTGA
- a CDS encoding isoamylase early set domain-containing protein, with the protein MLRFLRFVWKLFIVGSVFGIGYIIGREHSFEEDEEWDNEEENKSGETGSQAGVEAPKKAETTTAGGTVTFEHVDPKATSVSVVGDFNDWNKDSNVMKNENGTWKCSLSLKPGRHEYKFVINQTDWISDPKAKETVADKYGGTSSVIDVR; encoded by the coding sequence ATGCTGAGATTTCTGCGGTTCGTCTGGAAGCTCTTCATCGTCGGCAGCGTATTCGGGATCGGCTACATCATCGGCCGCGAACACAGCTTCGAGGAAGACGAAGAGTGGGATAACGAGGAAGAGAACAAGTCCGGCGAGACCGGTTCTCAGGCCGGCGTCGAAGCCCCGAAGAAGGCCGAGACCACCACTGCGGGCGGAACCGTCACGTTCGAGCACGTCGATCCCAAGGCGACCAGCGTCTCGGTCGTCGGCGACTTCAACGACTGGAATAAGGATTCCAACGTGATGAAGAACGAGAACGGCACCTGGAAGTGCAGCCTGAGCCTCAAGCCCGGCCGCCACGAGTACAAGTTCGTCATCAACCAGACCGACTGGATCAGCGATCCCAAGGCAAAGGAAACCGTCGCCGACAAGTACGGCGGCACGTCCTCCGTCATCGACGTTCGCTGA